The Acipenser ruthenus chromosome 60, fAciRut3.2 maternal haplotype, whole genome shotgun sequence nucleotide sequence aaccaaacacagcaggcaggctgctacacacacagcatcaggttccccattaaaaccaaTCCCATTCTTATTTATACAATCCCAACACTCTTACTTACAACAAATAATCATAGATCATAGAAGCCCCCTCCTTATGGCCAGGTCTCCAGCCCtgctacaatataaaaaaaaaaaatgtgccaaCTGGGAATCTTGTTTGCATTCACAGAACAAAACGTTTGCGTTCATGATCACCGAGTCACTCTGTGCCAATCATTGAAATGATCGATGCAGCAGAATCCGGGGTTGCCACGGCAGCCGCTGCACATTTTCCTCGTATCCTTTCGGGTTTggttttcatagcagaccctgcaccttttctgtGGCCTCCGTTTAGCCTGCGTGGGAGGAATCGAAACGAACGCGTGTAGGGGAGCGTCCGCTGCAGGCGTCGCGGGACGTTCTCTTGCGGTGGAAAGCTGCTTCAAGCCCGCGTATCCGGCGCTGTGCTTCGTAAGCATTTCATCGCAGCACTGCAAGAGGTACTCCAAGTAGGGCTTCTTCCCCTTCCCCATGCGCAGCTGGTACAAGACTCGACCATTCAGCATCATCCGTGCGATGAAGTGGATGCCTAGCTTTTTGAACCAGACCAGAGATTTTCTGCAAGGGTCGTACGTCTCCAAATCCTGATCGCAGGCACCCACCGCTCCCAGCAGCGCACTGTATTTTTCGATGTGGAATGGCTTGCTGTAACCCACCCTTGCTCCCCCGGTTAGGACACGGGTCTTTTGAACAAATCCAGCTGCATACTTGGTAGTCAGAATATTTACATCTGCCTTATCCCGCCACCTAACCAGCAGCAAGTCACGGTTTCTAACAAAACGCGTCTCTCCTTTGTCGAGTTTTTCTTCTACAGCTTCCTTTGGCACCCCCACATCCAATCGAACACTCCCAGTGACGTGTGTCTTCTGGGTAAGCAGGAATGAAGCGAGCCTGGCGGACACGTGCCAACTGCCGACAACAATGTGACGCCCTTGATTTAGCACACGATCTGCCAGACACACAACAATCCTCTCGGGTGCGCCCAGTTCGCTTGCCCCTGGGTAACGCGAGACAACGTCGTCTTCATCCCGGTCGATGCGTATTTGAAAATCCCATGTGTAACCCCTTAGCCTCTGATCACCGGGACACAGGCAGAACAGTTTCATTCCGGATCGAGTCCTTTTCATTTTGATATATTTCCGCAGGGCGAGCACCTCATTAATGGCGACATGCTGTCCCGGGTCGATCGATTCCATTGACGTCTTTCTGATCATGGACAGGAACGGCTCCAGTCTGGTACGCGGCTGGCCCTTTCGTACCTGATCCGGTTCAGAGAAACGCAAAAACTTCATGATGCTCAGAAAGCGGTTTCTGCTCATGACTTCTTTACAGAAGACAGGGGGGCCTCGCATTAAAATGCTCTGTGACCAGTAGGCGGCCATGCATGGTAGCTGGTTTATGCCCATCAAGAACACAAGAGCAAGAAAAACGTACATCTCATCAGGTAGCACATCGCGCCACTTCAGTCCGAAGGCCTTCCTCTGTTTATCTGGCTTGCTTGTGAAGTACTCAGCTGCGCGTTTGTTGGTGCAAGTGCAAAGGAAGGAGATCACTTTCTCAGGCAGAAACGCTTGGAAGCATTCCAGTGACGAACTCAAACTTTCCACGGCAGGGTGTATATCTGGATGCTCCGGTGCAAAATCAAACGTTGGGGGACTGTAATCTGTGTACGGTTCTGTAACTGGCACCCAGCCCAGTTCAGAGatctctttaatgtggacaggctccagttcagaggCCTCCTCTTTAAtttggacaggctccagttcagagaTCTCTTTAATgaggacaggctccagttcagagatctctttaatgtggacaggctccagttcagagatctctttaatgtggacaggctccagttcagagatctctttaatgtggacaggctccagttcagagatctctttaatgtggacaggctccagttcagaggcctcctctttaatgtggacaagcTCCAGTTCAGAGatctctttaatgtggacaggctccagttcagaggcctcctctttaatgtggacaagcTCCAGTTCAGAGatctctttaatgtggacaggctccagttcagagatctctttaatgtggacaggctccagttcagagatctctttaatgtggacaggctccagttcagaggcctcctctttaatgtggacaggctccagttcagagatctctttaatgtggacaggctccagttcagagatctctttaatgtggacaggctccagttcagaggCCTCCTCTTTAATTTGGACAGGTATCACATCCAGCACCTCCTCTTTAATGCTATCAGACTGCATCTTTGATCCTTGCCTTGCATGAAGTTTCTTTGTGGTGCCTCCAAAGCAGTGCCTGACCTGTAAGAATAAAGTGTGAATAATTATTCTCTCTGTCATTTTCTCCCTCAAGTTCAGAAGTTCTGGACAAACCAACATGACACCGAATTTGAGAAGTGATACTTAAATTTATGATTATGGAGTTTGATACATGTGGACGAGGTGATAGAACACCCTGTGATTTAACCAAGGGgcaattgaaaagaaaaaagggtgGCAACTGTGGCAGGATGTAAATCAATGAACCCATAGGGAGTGGACAGTGTGCGGTTTATTTAAAATCTTCTGATTGGTTAGAAGGTAATGTTATGAGTGTGGGGGCAGGCCGTTCCCCTTAACTAAAACTTTTACTAATGAATGAAAACTACTGACCTGAAAAAATGATCAAGTTTTGCAATTCTTTTGCAGATTGTGCAAGGCTTTCTACTTTTCTTCTGAAATTGATGTGCTTGAAAGgcagggctccagacaaacttTTTCCCATGGTTTCAATGGTTTTAAATAgacatatactgagcatcaaaagaaatgtatcacttatatttggaaaAAAATCACTAGATAACCATCAGCTATCGGCAAAGAAAATCTTATCTG carries:
- the LOC131725059 gene encoding piggyBac transposable element-derived protein 4-like, which encodes MQSDSIKEEVLDVIPVQIKEEASELEPVHIKEISELEPVHIKEISELEPVHIKEEASELEPVHIKEISELEPVHIKEISELEPVHIKEISELELVHIKEEASELEPVHIKEISELELVHIKEEASELEPVHIKEISELEPVHIKEISELEPVHIKEISELEPVHIKEISELEPVLIKEISELEPVQIKEEASELEPVHIKEISELGWVPVTEPYTDYSPPTFDFAPEHPDIHPAVESLSSSLECFQAFLPEKVISFLCTCTNKRAAEYFTSKPDKQRKAFGLKWRDVLPDEMYVFLALVFLMGINQLPCMAAYWSQSILMRGPPVFCKEVMSRNRFLSIMKFLRFSEPDQVRKGQPRTRLEPFLSMIRKTSMESIDPGQHVAINEVLALRKYIKMKRTRSGMKLFCLCPGDQRLRGYTWDFQIRIDRDEDDVVSRYPGASELGAPERIVVCLADRVLNQGRHIVVGSWHVSARLASFLLTQKTHVTGSVRLDVGVPKEAVEEKLDKGETRFVRNRDLLLVRWRDKADVNILTTKYAAGFVQKTRVLTGGARVGYSKPFHIEKYSALLGAVGACDQDLETYDPCRKSLVWFKKLGIHFIARMMLNGRVLYQLRMGKGKKPYLEYLLQCCDEMLTKHSAGYAGLKQLSTARERPATPAADAPLHAFVSIPPTQAKRRPQKRCRVCYENQTRKDTRKMCSGCRGNPGFCCIDHFNDWHRVTR